One genomic segment of Brassica napus cultivar Da-Ae chromosome A3, Da-Ae, whole genome shotgun sequence includes these proteins:
- the LOC106435081 gene encoding calmodulin, whose amino-acid sequence MADQLTDDQISEFKEAFSLFDKDGDGCITTKELGTVMRSLGQNPTEAELQDMINEVDADGNGTIDFPEFLNLMARKMKDTDSEEELKEAFRVFDKDQNGFISAAELRHVMTNLGEKLTDEEVDEMIREADVDGDGQINYDEFVKVMMAK is encoded by the exons atggCGGATCAGCTGACCGATGACCAGATCTCAGAGTTCAAGGAAGCCTTTAGCCTCTTCGATAAGGATGGAGATG GTTGCATCACCACCAAGGAGCTCGGAACCGTGATGAGGTCTCTGGGGCAAAACCCAACTGAAGCTGAGCTCCAAGACATGATCAATGAGGTCGACGCAGACGGGAACGGGACCATCGATTTCCCAGAGTTCCTGAACCTGATGGCGAGGAAGATGAAGGACACTGACTCAGAGGAAGAGCTCAAGGAAGCCTTCAGGGTTTTTGATAAGGACCAGAACGGTTTCATCTCTGCGGCGGAGCTTCGACATGTGATGACAAACCTTGGGGAGAAACTAACCGATGAGGAGGTTGATGAGATGATCCGAGAAGCTGATGTTGATGGCGATGGTCAGATCAACTATGATGAATTCGTTAAAGTCATGATGGCTAAGTGA
- the LOC106441548 gene encoding EIN3-binding F-box protein 1, translating to MTSSREDPEILPDAAEDEPNLPVNPDSVNQQQPPTLLPLFDCVALDKLCHVAEMLQDRERQRIREEAEIAEKRRRWAEERAEAHRQYVFEVAKAYALELHSDQAPKSKDDDEEEEEVVKGKSRFDDAKKAIKKRRRYSSRSSDAPCGGIELSMTRHRTAPTLTELCMRVLAENSEAIESLHLVPDHLKKKISSLVSDSSKVDKAFMQLLVDDSPSEVSVKNCVDLEEEDLTQILSECDRVSLQVLNLDLCGRAMTENAITEFLKRSPYGFPSLTRLSLQGAFCLTDNALALISRSAPLLRVVNLCDCSLLTFQAVKILADYFGSTLRGLNIGGCQGIKPCDVFRTSLSRFEKLSSLSVAGLEGIHDVVVEFCTSRGSSLTDLSLASCVGVNDGTLWTAGRYCPNLEALDISELDSLTDASLKEITDGCRSLRSVKFTRNRFSDEGVAAFLEVCGGSINNLSLNNVRNVGQETAISLAKYCKRLHYLDLSWCRKLTEEELRQIMSCCSLLRSLKLFGWTQVTEDFLEDLSRSEVSIVGLKMTSLFAHPDDSYPSVDAKCF from the exons ATGACTTCTTCTCGCGAAGATCCAGAGATCCTCCCCGACGCTGCCGAAGATGAACCCAATCTCCCCGTTAACCCCGATTCCGTCAATCAACAACAACCCCCCACCCTTCTCCCTCTATTCGATTGCGTGGCTCTGGACAAGCTCTGCCACGTGGCGGAGATGCTCCAGGATCGGGAGAGGCAGCGAATCCGCGAAGAGGCTGAGATAGCTGAGAAGAGGCGGCGGTGGGCTGAGGAGAGAGCGGAGGCGCACAGACAGTACGTTTTCGAAGTGGCTAAGGCTTACGCTCTCGAATTGCACTCTGATCAAGCTCCCAAAAGCAAAGACGATgacgaagaagaggaggaggttgTGAAAGGGAAGAGTCGATTCGATGATGCTAAGAAGGCgatcaagaagaggaggagataCTCTAGTAGATCGAGTGATGCACCGTGCGGTGGAATTGAGCTGAGTATGACGAGGCATAGGACGGCTCCTACGTTGACAGAGCTGTGTATGAGAGTTCTTGCTGAAAACTCTGAAGCGATCGAGTCTTTGCACCTTGTCCCTGACcacttgaagaagaagatctcGAGTCTTGTTAGTGATTCGAGTAAAGTAGATAAAGCTTTTATGCAGCTTCTTGTGGATGATTCTCCTTCAGAGGTTTCTGTGAAGAATTGCGTTGACTTGGAGGAGGAAGACTTGACTCAGATCCTCTCTGAATGTGATAGAGTTAGCTTACAG GTGTTGAATCTTGATCTCTGCGGACGAGCTATGACGGAGAACGCTATAACCGAGTTCTTGAAACGCTCTCCCTACGGGTTCCCTTCGTTGACTAGGCTTTCTCTTCAAGGAGCGTTCTGTTTAACAGACAATGCGTTGGCTTTGATATCTAGATCAGCTCCTCTGCTTCGGGTTGTTAACCTCTGCGATTGCTCTCTTCTGACATTCCAAGCTGTGAAGATTCTTGCGGATTACTTTGGTTCCACTCTTAGAGGGCTTAACATTGGAGGGTGCCAAGGGATTAAACCGTGTGATGTCTTTAGGACCAGCTTGAGTAGGTTCGAGAAGTTGAGCTCTCTCTCGGTTGCTGGACTTGAAGGGATTCATGATGTTGTTGTTGAGTTCTGTACTTCCCGGGGATCCAGTCTCACTGATCTTTCTCTAGCTTCTTGCGT AGGGGTGAATGATGGAACTCTTTGGACTGCTGGGAGATATTGTCCTAACCTGGAAGCTCTTGACATCTCAGAGTTGGATAGTTTGACTGATGCGTCATTGAAAGAGATCACAGATGGTTGCAGATCTTTGCGCTCAGTCAAATTTACAAGAAACCGATTCAG TGATGAAGGTGTAGCCGCGTTTCTTGAAGTCTGTGGTGGTTCTATTAACAACCTCAGCCTAAACAATGTCAGAAAT GTCGGCCAAGAAACTGCTATTTCGCTCGCCAAATATTGTAAGAGGTTGCATTATTTGGACCTCTCGTGGTGTAGAAAACTCACAGAAGAAGAACTAAGACAGATCATGAGTTGCTGCTCGTTACTTAGATCGCTTAAGTTATTTGGATGGACGCAG GTGACGGAGGACTTTCTGGAAGATCTTTCAAGATCAGAAGTTAGCATCGTTGGATTGAAGATGACTTCACTATTCGCTCATCCTGATGACTCTTATCCAAGTGTAGATGCCAAGTGCTTCTGA
- the LOC106435093 gene encoding ylmG homolog protein 2, chloroplastic: MEASANEPAIKILKSSPSGPIPNFFVSLSSAFTQTPLVRPNKPSLLLLPPASDSVKLIQDLHRSLVSVTEKFSGFFHSLASRNPLFQEAVRLSSEFRCLCDEIRLRNTTRVSFAMANHGFAAVLPGDSVAGLVVANGLINFLNIYSNVLVVRLVLTWFPTAPPAIVSPLSTLCDPYLNIFRGVIPPLGGLDLSPILAFLVLNAFTSSAMALPCELPPAEGAASPSSLETKWMRRRRLTSNKDHRPSSASTN, encoded by the exons ATGGAGGCGAGTGCGAACGAACCAGCTATCAAAATCCTGAAATCATCTCCGTCAGGACCGATACCGAACTTTTTTGTTTCCCTATCATCGGCATTTACGCAAACACCTCTCGTGCGTCCGAACAAACCCAGTTTGCTACTTCTACCACCAGCTTCAGACTCCGTCAAATTGATTCAAGACCTCCATCGTTCTCTTGTCTCTGTCACTGAGAAATTCTCAGGGTTCTTCCATTCACTCGCCTCTAGAAACCCTTTATTTCAAGAAGCTGTTCGCTTGTCCTCCGAGTTTCGCTGTCTTTGCGACGAG ATTCGTTTGAGAAACACTACAAGGGTGAGTTTTGCGATGGCTAATCACGGGTTTGCAGCGGTTCTGCCTGGAGATTCAGTTGCAGGACTGGTGGTTGCTAACGGGTTGATAAACTTCCTCAACATATATAGCAACGTCCTTGTTGTCCGTCTAGTACTCACCTGGTTCCCTACTGCTCCTCCTGCCATTGTTAGCCCCCTCAG CACTTTATGCGATCCATACTTGAACATATTCCGGGGAGTCATACCGCCTCTAGGAGGATTGGATTTGTCTCCCATTTTGGCCTTCCTTGTTCTCAACGCCTTCACCAGCAGTGCTATGGCGCTTCCTTGTGAGCTCCCTCCAGCGGAAGGAGCCGCTTCTCCGTCATCTCTGGAGACAAAGTGGATGAGAAGGAGAAGGTTGACCAGCAACAAGGACCATAGACCCAGCTCTGCTTCCACTAACTGA